In the Candidatus Binatia bacterium genome, ATCTTCAGGCCATGGAGCGGCAGTGCCTTCCCGTTCGTCCCGAGTAGCGCCTTCTCGATGACCCGATCGCCCTGAGTAGCCGATGTCTTCTCAATCGGCGTATCGAAGGGCTCTGGCGCGTATCGAGGGACAGGCTCGGCAGGGGCGCGCCCCTCGATACGGAGCCCAGGGGAAGGGCTCCTACTCGGGGCGAACGGGCTGGTTGTTCGCTTTGGGTTGCGGGCGAAGCCCGCGCTACGGCTGCGCCGTCCGTAGCGGGAGAACTCTGGTGGGTTGGTGAGCCGGTGGCGCGCTGCCGGCGTGCCGGGGTACGGGAGAGCGGCGGAGTGGGAGCCCCAAATGGATCGGCGCTAACACCTACTGGTTTCCGGCCAATTCCCTGTTGCTCATCTCCATGTTCGGGGCGTCGGATAGGGGGCGTTCACGGCGCCGTGCAGCCGTCGATCGCGAGGCCGACCGCGTGCAGCACCTCGTCGACGGTCACGAGCTGGTCGCGGTCGGAATCGAAGGACGGACACAACGCCAGGTCGTCTTCTCCCAGGGCGATGCGGACCCCCTCCAGGAGCTCGTCGACCGTGACGCTCCCGTCGGCGTTGCAATCGCCGGCGCATCCCGGCGTGCCGGTTCCGAAGGTGGTCGCCGTCAGTTGCGCGAGGCCATCGCCTTGCTCGCGGCGAACCATCGCGTGCCAGGTGCCGGCAGGTGGCATCCGGATCTCGCAAAACGCAAGAGGAGCGGGCGTCGTGTCGGCACAATCGTAGGCTGTCGTCGTGGGTACCTGGTCGCGTCCGACATACAGGTCGAAGTCGTTGGAGACCGATGTCACCGTGCTGCTTCCGAGCTGCCCGTTGAGGGCGACGCGGAGGACGGCAGTGCCGGGAGCAACCTTTATGGCCAACGTGGATTCGGGCACCGTGCCCGTGAGTTGAAAAGCGGCGGTAACGACCGCCGTGGACACACTCCCGACGGCCGGCAGGCCGCAGCTCGTGTTTTCCGACAGGGGCCCGGCAGTACTTTGGATCCACGTTCGGTTGACGTACACGTCGGTGTCGAAGGCAAGGTCCGGCGCCAGGCAGTCGAAGCTGTTGCCGCCGGACGTTATGCCGGCCAGCACCGAGCCCGCGCCGAGGTCGGCAAACATTGGCCCCCCGGAGTCACCTTCGCACGTGTTCGCGCCGCTGCCCGTGAACGAGTAGCAGATGTGTTGCGTGCCGGGTACGTCGCTGGGGCACTCGCCGGTGCGCACGGTTCCTACCCGTTTGATCCCGGCGTAATCCGGCGTGCCCCGCCCGGCTACCGTGGTGCCGAATCCGACGATGGTGGCGGAAGTCCCGAGCGCCAGCCGTCCGGTGGTGTTGATCCCGGCCGGCACAATTCCGGTGACTTCGTCGGCCAGGGTAACGACCGCGACGTCGCCGCCAGCGGCAAATTGGTAGGTTGGCGAGACACTGATGTTGGCGACGGCGAACGTCCCCCCATGGGGCAGGAAGACGCGCAACGTGGCCGGGTCGATAGGACCCCGGCGCGCGCACGCCGCGGCGTCCCACGCGCGGTTCGGGCAGACGCAGTGGGCGGCGGTGAGAAACGTGTGACAACCCACCAGAGTCCCGGAGCACAGGCCGTTCATGACTGCGCCGGATGCGTCCTCGTAGAACAGGAGGGCGCCGGTTTCCGGATAGGCAAAGGTCGGCTCTCCGTTGACGATGCGCGGGCTGACCTCGTTCATGCCGGCCACTTCTGCCGCCCACGTTGCCGAGCGGTCGTGGTAAGCCACTACCGTGAGGCCAAGCAGGCAGAGGATGAAATCACGGCATCCAGTGCGCGGTGTAAAGCGGGCGCGGAGGCAGTTCTTGGCATTGACGCCCTTCATTGGTGAGGTTCCGTTTCGAGCGTAAGGCTCCGTTTCGAGGCTGCCTTCGCGGCCGATCAACTCGGTGGCGGTGGGCCGCCGCCCCTTGCCGGCCGAAGCTGCCGCAGCTTTTCCTGTTGCGCGGCGGTCAGCTCGTTCTTGATGCGAATCAGCAACGTGAGGTGCGCCTTCTTGAGCTGTTGCTCGGCCGCCATGACCCGATCGACCTGCTCCAGGGCGGCGGCCTCGTCGACGCGCGCCGGCTCGAGTATCTTGTCGAGCTTCTGCGATTCGCGTTCGATAGCCCACTGCAGAGAGACGAGCGTCTTTTGTGCGTCCTCGATCTGCGTAGCGATGACCTCCCGCTGTTTGTCGCTAAGTCCAAGGTCGCTGTCGTGGCGCATGATGAGGTTGGGTGGGAAAAGGTTGGCGAAAAATGGCGGACCTCCCATTGGGGGCCCGCCATGATGACCCATCGGCTGGGCGCTCAGAGGGCTTCCCAGGGCCGCAAAGGCAAGAAGGAAGATAGCTGTGGCGTAACGAAACGAAGTCATACGTAAGCCTCCAGGGTCAGGGCGGACTGGTGGTTTGCGGGCGCAGGGTCGAGGCACCCCAGCCCCGAACCTTCGCATCCGAAAGCAGGTACTTCGTCCAGCAAATCGAGACCGGCCCCCGTCAGCAGGACGTCCGTCGGTAGATCGT is a window encoding:
- a CDS encoding trypsin-like serine protease, producing the protein MKGVNAKNCLRARFTPRTGCRDFILCLLGLTVVAYHDRSATWAAEVAGMNEVSPRIVNGEPTFAYPETGALLFYEDASGAVMNGLCSGTLVGCHTFLTAAHCVCPNRAWDAAACARRGPIDPATLRVFLPHGGTFAVANISVSPTYQFAAGGDVAVVTLADEVTGIVPAGINTTGRLALGTSATIVGFGTTVAGRGTPDYAGIKRVGTVRTGECPSDVPGTQHICYSFTGSGANTCEGDSGGPMFADLGAGSVLAGITSGGNSFDCLAPDLAFDTDVYVNRTWIQSTAGPLSENTSCGLPAVGSVSTAVVTAAFQLTGTVPESTLAIKVAPGTAVLRVALNGQLGSSTVTSVSNDFDLYVGRDQVPTTTAYDCADTTPAPLAFCEIRMPPAGTWHAMVRREQGDGLAQLTATTFGTGTPGCAGDCNADGSVTVDELLEGVRIALGEDDLALCPSFDSDRDQLVTVDEVLHAVGLAIDGCTAP
- a CDS encoding periplasmic heavy metal sensor produces the protein MTSFRYATAIFLLAFAALGSPLSAQPMGHHGGPPMGGPPFFANLFPPNLIMRHDSDLGLSDKQREVIATQIEDAQKTLVSLQWAIERESQKLDKILEPARVDEAAALEQVDRVMAAEQQLKKAHLTLLIRIKNELTAAQQEKLRQLRPARGGGPPPPS